The proteins below come from a single Mucilaginibacter mali genomic window:
- a CDS encoding CDP-alcohol phosphatidyltransferase family protein, whose translation MDTQAPTSLRTNLQLGIYKVIDPFVKLLIKLGLTPNAVTSIGFVLNVGVAVIFIIGAEEGNRGDLSYVGWAGGLILFAGLFDMLDGQVARLGNMKSTFGALYDSVLDRYSELIMFLGICYYLVAHHYFISSIAAFIAMIGSMMVSYVRARAEGLGVECKGGLMQRPERVVTIGLCAILCGVMSIYLGGNYKLFIPGIKYHVFETISIFTIPIVILSFLTNITAFNRLVEAKKSLLEKDKNNNNLN comes from the coding sequence ATGGACACGCAGGCACCTACTTCATTACGCACTAACCTGCAGTTAGGCATTTACAAGGTGATAGACCCCTTTGTTAAACTTTTAATAAAGCTGGGCCTTACGCCAAATGCCGTAACATCAATTGGTTTTGTGCTGAATGTGGGTGTAGCCGTGATATTTATCATCGGGGCCGAAGAAGGCAACCGCGGCGACCTGAGCTATGTAGGCTGGGCGGGCGGCCTGATCTTATTTGCCGGCTTGTTTGATATGCTGGACGGGCAGGTTGCGCGTTTGGGCAATATGAAATCAACATTCGGCGCCCTGTACGATTCGGTGCTCGACCGTTACAGCGAGCTCATTATGTTCCTGGGTATCTGCTATTACCTGGTGGCGCACCACTATTTCATCAGTTCCATCGCGGCTTTTATCGCCATGATCGGCTCGATGATGGTAAGTTATGTGCGTGCCCGTGCCGAGGGGCTTGGTGTTGAGTGCAAAGGCGGCCTGATGCAACGCCCTGAGCGTGTGGTAACTATTGGCCTTTGCGCCATTTTGTGCGGAGTAATGTCTATTTACCTGGGCGGAAATTACAAATTGTTTATCCCTGGTATTAAATATCACGTGTTCGAAACCATCTCGATATTTACCATCCCAATCGTCATCCTTTCGTTTTTAACAAATATTACCGCTTTTAACAGGTTGGTTGAAGCCAAAAAATCGCTGTTAGAGAAAGATAAGAATAATAACAACCTTAATTAA
- a CDS encoding DUF4833 domain-containing protein, with protein sequence MRPLFLLLLVSSIFLQGFTSQKVKINADGDTVKRNLRKELHFPEPTNVSKLFYIQRDPNTNTLIYELNTDKSGNLDTDNPMHVYWIKYAEKGQREELNYIQRKFAYGITTKPIKNDEYDVRFVAYKKLPLNLQRSNDGKYHIFATIAKKQAILNRIFVKIDGGSFWIPNIIYVEMTGTDPSTGKEIAERFKP encoded by the coding sequence ATGCGCCCTCTATTTCTATTATTACTGGTATCCTCCATATTTCTGCAGGGGTTTACCAGTCAAAAGGTGAAGATCAATGCCGACGGTGATACCGTAAAAAGAAACTTAAGAAAAGAACTTCACTTTCCCGAACCGACAAACGTTAGCAAACTTTTCTACATTCAGCGCGACCCTAACACCAACACACTGATATACGAACTGAATACCGATAAAAGCGGCAACCTGGATACCGATAACCCTATGCACGTATACTGGATAAAGTATGCCGAGAAAGGCCAGCGCGAAGAACTGAACTATATACAGCGCAAATTTGCCTACGGTATTACCACCAAGCCTATAAAAAACGATGAATATGATGTGCGTTTTGTAGCTTATAAAAAGCTTCCGCTCAACCTGCAGCGCAGCAATGACGGGAAATATCATATCTTCGCCACAATTGCTAAGAAGCAAGCCATACTAAATCGTATATTTGTTAAAATTGACGGCGGATCGTTCTGGATACCCAACATTATTTATGTGGAGATGACCGGCACCGACCCATCGACAGGAAAAGAGATAGCTGAGCGTTTTAAACCCTGA
- a CDS encoding sterol desaturase family protein, whose product MKKNYVSNSTESVRMFKSDFLESLSKVHFTVPLYVYIPVILACTYTALAVTGLGVVNFIEMFIAGLFIWTLTEYVLHRFVFHFVPKSKWGLRLHFIFHGVHHDYPSDALRLVMPLSASIPLATGFFFLFKALLPHDHVYGFFAGFILGYLFYDIGHYAIHHFNFKGGMWKRIKQHHMLHHYGDPSRGYGVSSPFWDKIFRSDFAKK is encoded by the coding sequence ATGAAAAAGAACTATGTTTCGAACTCTACCGAGAGTGTACGAATGTTTAAAAGCGACTTTTTGGAGAGTCTTTCAAAGGTGCATTTCACCGTGCCCCTGTATGTATATATCCCCGTGATACTGGCCTGCACTTATACGGCGCTGGCTGTTACCGGTTTAGGCGTGGTAAACTTTATCGAAATGTTTATCGCCGGGCTGTTCATCTGGACGCTGACCGAATATGTACTGCACCGCTTTGTATTTCATTTTGTACCGAAATCAAAATGGGGTTTGCGTCTGCACTTTATCTTCCACGGCGTACATCACGATTACCCAAGCGATGCCTTGCGCCTGGTGATGCCGCTTTCGGCAAGTATTCCACTGGCTACCGGTTTCTTCTTCTTGTTTAAGGCCCTGTTGCCGCATGATCATGTGTATGGTTTCTTCGCCGGCTTTATCCTGGGTTACCTGTTTTACGATATTGGCCACTACGCCATACACCACTTTAACTTTAAAGGCGGCATGTGGAAAAGGATCAAACAACACCACATGCTGCACCACTATGGCGATCCGAGCCGCGGCTACGGGGTAAGTTCGCCGTTTTGGGATAAGATCTTCCGTTCCGATTTCGCTAAAAAATAG
- a CDS encoding phosphatase PAP2 family protein, whose product MQQAKAPGVTVNARSITFLTVVSVVYLLLSRFFIGPKSDELVLVVIVNVLFYAAPITRKFILGFSIFVIYWIIFDSMKAWPNYRFNPVHIKELYDFDKGLFGTWYQGKRITMNEYWLINHTPTVDLITGLFYLCWIPVPLGFATYLFFTRKKEFLYFALTFFTVNILGFIIYYTYPAAPPWYVQMRGFQFIANTPGNTGGLARFDSLVHADVFKGIYVKGSNVFAAMPSLHSSYPVIVLYYGLRNKLKWANIFFAMVMLGIWFTAVYASHHYVVDVLSGIVCAITGISLFNFIAKLKPVQSFLNKYASIIS is encoded by the coding sequence ATGCAGCAGGCTAAGGCCCCGGGCGTTACGGTTAACGCCCGCTCTATTACTTTTCTAACTGTTGTTTCGGTAGTTTATTTGTTACTATCGCGCTTTTTCATCGGCCCCAAAAGCGATGAACTGGTGCTGGTGGTAATTGTGAACGTGCTGTTTTATGCCGCGCCTATCACCCGCAAGTTTATTTTAGGCTTCTCGATATTTGTGATCTATTGGATCATATTTGATTCGATGAAGGCTTGGCCTAACTACCGTTTTAACCCGGTGCATATTAAAGAGCTTTACGATTTTGATAAAGGCTTATTCGGTACCTGGTACCAGGGCAAGCGCATCACCATGAACGAATACTGGCTGATCAATCATACGCCAACTGTCGATCTGATCACGGGCTTGTTCTATTTATGCTGGATACCCGTACCGCTGGGTTTCGCTACTTATTTATTCTTCACCCGCAAAAAGGAATTCCTGTATTTCGCCCTCACATTTTTCACGGTGAACATACTGGGCTTTATTATTTACTACACCTATCCTGCCGCCCCGCCATGGTATGTGCAAATGCGTGGCTTCCAGTTCATCGCTAATACACCCGGTAACACCGGCGGCCTGGCCCGCTTTGATAGCCTTGTACATGCCGATGTTTTTAAAGGTATTTATGTAAAAGGGTCAAACGTTTTCGCGGCCATGCCTTCGCTGCATTCATCGTACCCGGTTATTGTGCTTTACTACGGCCTGCGCAACAAGCTGAAGTGGGCGAATATCTTTTTCGCCATGGTAATGTTGGGTATTTGGTTCACTGCTGTATACGCCAGCCATCACTATGTGGTTGACGTATTGTCAGGAATAGTGTGTGCTATAACAGGCATTTCTTTATTTAATTTTATAGCCAAACTTAAACCGGTACAATCATTTTTAAATAAATACGCAAGTATTATCTCCTGA
- a CDS encoding CAP domain-containing protein produces the protein MRKMIFGGVLLLILTIAISTGRSQQPPPTGERFKQDFLNYINYNRARGCNCGTKWFPPAPPLTWNNMLQKSAYGHAKDMNDRRYFSHDSKDGRSMQDRIVFAGYIFKGYESFTVGENIAQGQQSINEVMADWFKSEGHCHNLMNPAFKEVGISQYNDYWVQDFGGRVPFAPGVLKKIQEGKIKLSQQVSAAN, from the coding sequence ATGAGAAAAATGATTTTCGGAGGGGTACTACTTCTCATTTTAACCATCGCCATCAGCACCGGTCGCTCACAACAGCCACCGCCCACGGGCGAACGGTTTAAACAGGATTTTTTAAACTACATTAACTACAACCGCGCACGCGGCTGCAATTGCGGCACCAAATGGTTTCCGCCTGCGCCACCCTTAACATGGAATAATATGCTGCAAAAATCGGCTTACGGGCATGCTAAGGATATGAACGACAGGCGCTACTTCAGCCACGACAGCAAGGATGGGCGCAGCATGCAAGACAGGATCGTATTTGCCGGCTACATTTTTAAAGGTTACGAAAGTTTTACCGTTGGCGAAAACATTGCCCAGGGCCAGCAAAGCATTAACGAGGTAATGGCCGACTGGTTTAAAAGCGAAGGCCACTGCCACAACCTGATGAACCCCGCGTTTAAAGAGGTAGGCATATCGCAATATAACGATTACTGGGTGCAGGATTTCGGGGGCAGGGTACCTTTCGCGCCGGGAGTACTGAAAAAGATCCAGGAGGGGAAAATAAAATTGAGCCAGCAGGTATCGGCGGCTAACTGA
- a CDS encoding TlpA disulfide reductase family protein — translation MKTTLCIAALGLLIAGNVHAQKSPAAFTFNGKLSGKPMDSVFVDYANADGKYTHAAEAIKNGTFSISGNINHPTSARLLFKTSGEVIPRTALEARTRQFYIEPGTISLTGDATDLRTLKITGSKTELEYQELQAKVLPIRDEMKPVLDEYYAEKDHEKQAAIRDKFEPYQNRIKKATYAFFIAHPTSYITADQIKFYVSSMRLDSIKRVYDGFNTALKESDNGKELAKEIKDIESGSPGVLAAVFSKNDIDGKPLSLADFKGKYVMLDFWASWCVPCRAGNPHMIALYNKYKGKGLEIIGISDDDTKPELWKAAVAKDGVGIWKHVLRGLNMQLAMKRLPNPNDINSLYGIHTIPTKILIDPQGKIVGRFGDSIGGTDEDMDKMLASVFK, via the coding sequence ATGAAAACAACCCTCTGCATCGCCGCCCTTGGCTTACTTATCGCCGGCAACGTCCACGCGCAAAAATCGCCGGCCGCCTTTACCTTTAATGGCAAGCTAAGTGGCAAACCTATGGATTCGGTTTTTGTTGATTATGCAAATGCTGATGGCAAATACACACATGCCGCCGAAGCGATAAAGAATGGTACCTTCAGCATCAGCGGGAACATTAATCACCCAACAAGCGCGAGGTTGTTGTTTAAAACATCAGGCGAGGTAATTCCCCGTACTGCTCTTGAAGCCCGCACCCGCCAGTTTTATATTGAACCCGGTACTATAAGCCTTACCGGCGATGCAACCGACCTGAGGACACTGAAAATAACCGGCTCGAAAACCGAATTGGAATACCAGGAATTGCAGGCAAAAGTGTTACCCATACGCGATGAGATGAAGCCGGTGCTGGATGAATACTACGCCGAAAAAGACCACGAAAAACAGGCCGCTATCCGCGATAAATTTGAGCCTTATCAAAACCGGATCAAGAAGGCCACCTACGCTTTTTTTATTGCGCACCCTACCTCCTATATTACTGCCGACCAGATCAAATTCTATGTTTCCTCAATGCGTTTGGATTCGATCAAACGTGTATACGATGGTTTTAACACCGCACTGAAAGAAAGCGATAACGGTAAGGAACTGGCAAAAGAGATAAAGGATATCGAATCGGGTTCGCCAGGTGTTTTGGCGGCCGTTTTCAGCAAGAACGATATTGATGGTAAACCCCTTTCCCTGGCCGATTTTAAAGGCAAGTATGTAATGCTCGATTTTTGGGCCAGTTGGTGCGTGCCCTGCCGCGCCGGTAACCCACACATGATAGCGCTGTATAATAAATACAAAGGCAAGGGGTTGGAAATTATCGGCATATCCGACGATGACACCAAACCCGAATTATGGAAAGCCGCCGTTGCCAAGGATGGTGTAGGTATCTGGAAACATGTACTGCGCGGACTAAACATGCAACTGGCCATGAAGCGCCTGCCAAACCCAAATGACATCAACAGCCTTTACGGTATCCATACCATCCCCACCAAAATACTGATCGACCCGCAAGGAAAGATCGTCGGCCGCTTTGGCGATAGTATTGGCGGCACGGATGAGGATATGGATAAAATGCTGGCTTCGGTATTTAAGTAA
- a CDS encoding Pycsar system effector family protein: MKFQQLLEEVKQHVLAYYEVHHDETLIYHDLAHTKDVVTNATRIANHYQLSDEDFFIVIAAAWFHDIGYFTDKQNHEARGTELAAEHLKSLHVDDAVIEKVRGCIMATKMPQNPTGLLQEIICDADLFHLGTNSFTDRTKQLRKEFEICKHADIDKQTWRQKSIELLGQHRYFTDYARLLLSDQQEKNRLKLVEKQEKAMEKEKKENAVVPADTTIDTKEDHTHDDHDNDDDGPHLEKVKKKSKGDRPEKGIETMFRITSGNNQRLSDMADQKAHILITVNSIILSAIISLVLKKLDENAFLTIPTFILLTISLISMIFSILATRPNIPNGTFTQQDMDNKTVNLLFFGNFYKMDLDTYTHGMIQVMNDTDFLYGTLIKDVYSQGVVLGRKYRFLRAAYNIFMFGLVIAVLAFIVASVIHTADTAPVAPVR; encoded by the coding sequence ATGAAATTTCAACAATTGTTAGAGGAGGTAAAGCAGCATGTACTGGCGTATTACGAAGTGCACCACGATGAAACCCTCATCTATCACGATTTGGCGCATACCAAAGATGTAGTAACCAACGCCACCCGCATTGCCAACCATTACCAACTAAGCGACGAGGATTTTTTCATCGTAATAGCCGCCGCCTGGTTTCATGATATCGGCTATTTTACCGATAAGCAAAACCACGAGGCCCGTGGCACCGAACTTGCCGCCGAACATTTAAAAAGCCTGCATGTAGATGACGCCGTAATTGAGAAGGTGCGCGGCTGTATAATGGCCACCAAAATGCCGCAAAACCCAACCGGCTTGCTACAGGAAATTATTTGCGATGCCGACCTTTTTCATCTGGGCACCAACAGTTTTACCGACCGTACCAAGCAACTGCGCAAGGAATTTGAAATTTGTAAGCATGCCGATATCGACAAACAAACCTGGCGGCAAAAAAGCATCGAGCTGCTGGGCCAGCACCGCTATTTTACAGATTATGCCCGCCTGTTATTGAGCGATCAGCAGGAGAAGAACCGTTTAAAACTGGTGGAAAAACAAGAAAAGGCAATGGAAAAAGAAAAGAAGGAAAATGCAGTGGTGCCTGCCGATACCACAATCGATACTAAAGAAGACCATACGCACGACGACCATGATAATGATGATGATGGCCCGCACCTGGAAAAGGTAAAAAAGAAATCGAAGGGCGACCGCCCGGAAAAGGGCATCGAGACCATGTTCCGCATTACATCGGGCAATAATCAGCGCCTCAGTGATATGGCCGACCAAAAGGCGCATATCCTCATCACGGTAAACTCCATTATTCTTTCGGCCATCATTAGTTTGGTATTGAAAAAGCTGGACGAGAACGCGTTTTTAACCATCCCAACATTTATCCTGCTGACCATCAGTTTAATATCGATGATATTTTCTATCCTGGCTACCCGTCCAAATATCCCCAACGGTACCTTTACCCAGCAGGATATGGATAATAAGACGGTCAACCTGCTGTTCTTCGGTAATTTTTATAAGATGGACCTGGATACCTATACCCATGGCATGATACAGGTAATGAACGATACCGATTTCCTGTACGGCACGCTGATCAAGGACGTATACTCCCAGGGCGTGGTGCTGGGGCGCAAATACCGCTTCCTGCGCGCGGCATATAACATTTTTATGTTTGGGCTGGTGATAGCCGTATTGGCTTTTATAGTAGCTTCTGTGATCCATACAGCCGACACGGCACCTGTAGCACCGGTACGTTAA
- the ppk1 gene encoding polyphosphate kinase 1, whose protein sequence is MAEYTFFDRDLSWLSFNDRILQEAARKDVPLMERVNFLAIFSSNLDEFYRVRMPVLYALDKLGKLKDTAAGNSPLVLAQAMIQHQQEQYGQIFNGDIVPGLKENNIHLLVNQPIPKKINDAVQDYFFSQVMAFLQPIELSDKKHFFPQNNQLYFLIDLECADKTSKVIVLDIPSGNLPRFFKTEADEKTYILFLDDIIRYNLDKLFRSEKVMGCYSFKITRDAELDLKDEYSGDLSVQIEEQLQKRDLGIATRFLYQPGIPLRILHLMSDSWGLPTSSHVQGGNYHNLKDLFGLPVSIPALRYDKWPAIIYNPVDDHETIFERIEKKDYLINTPYQSYGTILRFFNEAALDESVEEIYVTLYRVASDSRIVNALISAASVGKKVTVLVELKARFDEANNLKWAKRMKAAGVSIIYSITALKVHAKVALVKRNINGRVKYYGLLATGNFNESTAAFYTDHILMTTNGAMLREIELLFIFLSRREKPTSPDLIPFKHLLVAQFNLQDRFLALIDREIANARNGLPANITIKLNNLEEKILIAKLYDASQAGVKINMLVRSICCLVPGVEGMSQNISIHRIVDRYLEHGRAFIFHNNGQPEVYLGSADWMNRNIYRRIEVCFPIYDEQIKANIIAMINMQLQDNVQGVALNTKLENIPVVNDAPPLQSQKQIYEFLKQKAQP, encoded by the coding sequence ATGGCTGAATATACTTTTTTCGACCGCGACCTGAGCTGGCTCTCCTTTAACGACCGCATTTTACAGGAAGCAGCCCGCAAGGATGTGCCCCTAATGGAACGGGTTAACTTCCTGGCCATCTTCTCATCCAACCTCGATGAGTTTTACCGGGTGCGTATGCCGGTATTGTACGCGCTGGATAAACTGGGGAAGCTAAAAGATACCGCGGCAGGTAACAGTCCGCTGGTATTGGCACAAGCTATGATACAGCACCAGCAGGAACAATACGGGCAGATATTTAACGGCGATATTGTTCCTGGCTTAAAAGAAAACAATATCCATTTGCTGGTAAACCAGCCCATCCCAAAGAAGATAAACGATGCGGTGCAGGATTACTTCTTCAGCCAGGTGATGGCCTTTTTGCAGCCAATTGAGTTATCAGATAAAAAGCACTTCTTCCCGCAAAATAACCAGTTATATTTTTTGATAGACCTGGAATGTGCCGATAAAACGTCGAAGGTTATTGTGCTGGATATTCCATCAGGTAATCTGCCGCGCTTTTTTAAAACGGAAGCTGATGAGAAGACCTACATTCTTTTTCTGGATGACATCATCAGGTACAATCTGGATAAACTGTTCCGTAGCGAAAAGGTGATGGGCTGCTACTCGTTCAAGATCACCCGCGACGCGGAACTTGACCTGAAGGACGAATACTCCGGCGACCTATCGGTACAAATAGAAGAACAACTGCAAAAACGGGACCTGGGTATCGCTACCCGCTTTTTATATCAGCCAGGTATCCCGCTGCGCATATTGCATTTAATGAGTGATAGCTGGGGACTGCCTACGTCAAGCCATGTGCAGGGTGGCAATTATCATAACTTGAAAGACTTATTCGGCTTACCGGTAAGTATTCCGGCGCTGCGATACGATAAGTGGCCGGCCATCATCTACAATCCGGTTGATGATCACGAAACGATATTCGAACGCATCGAAAAAAAAGATTACCTTATTAATACCCCCTATCAATCATACGGTACCATTCTCCGCTTTTTTAACGAGGCCGCGTTGGATGAATCGGTAGAGGAAATATACGTAACCCTGTACCGCGTAGCCAGCGATTCGCGCATTGTAAACGCCCTGATCAGCGCAGCATCGGTGGGTAAAAAGGTAACTGTGCTGGTTGAACTGAAAGCCCGTTTTGACGAGGCCAACAACCTGAAATGGGCCAAGCGAATGAAAGCCGCGGGAGTGAGCATCATCTACAGCATCACCGCCCTGAAGGTACACGCCAAGGTGGCTTTGGTAAAACGTAACATTAACGGGAGGGTAAAATATTACGGCTTACTGGCTACCGGGAACTTTAACGAAAGTACGGCCGCCTTCTACACCGATCATATCCTGATGACCACCAACGGCGCTATGCTACGCGAAATAGAACTGCTGTTCATCTTCCTATCGCGCCGGGAAAAGCCCACATCGCCGGATCTGATACCGTTTAAGCATCTGCTGGTGGCGCAGTTTAACTTGCAAGACCGCTTTTTAGCGTTAATAGACCGAGAGATAGCTAACGCCCGCAATGGCTTACCGGCCAATATCACCATCAAACTTAATAATCTGGAGGAGAAGATATTGATAGCCAAGCTATACGATGCATCACAGGCAGGAGTTAAGATCAATATGCTGGTACGCAGCATTTGCTGCCTGGTACCAGGCGTTGAGGGCATGAGCCAAAACATTTCCATCCATCGCATTGTTGATCGTTACCTGGAGCATGGCCGTGCGTTCATTTTTCATAATAACGGGCAGCCCGAGGTTTATTTAGGTTCGGCCGATTGGATGAACCGCAATATTTACCGCCGTATTGAGGTTTGCTTTCCGATATACGACGAACAGATAAAGGCCAATATTATCGCCATGATAAACATGCAATTGCAGGATAACGTACAAGGAGTAGCCCTTAACACCAAACTGGAGAACATCCCGGTTGTAAACGATGCCCCGCCGCTGCAATCGCAAAAGCAGATATATGAATTTTTAAAGCAAAAGGCCCAGCCATGA
- a CDS encoding SdiA-regulated domain-containing protein: MKLSMRIIVLIVLPGLLLGMACMDKKPYSSPPGYDLNNPVKYNMPEKLTEISGITFHNGKPDSLYAEEDEKGRVYYFKPGDKEVKHTEFGKPGDYEDIGILNNRVIMMRSDGVFFVFPLAQVRLGQIGDVQKWNNLLPDGEYEGLYADEVSGQFYVLCKHCSDENTSKKSTVYSFKVSADGTSAKQSGQFDINVKDIEAMTGSKKIAFHPSALTKNTATNEWYILSSVNKMLVVADNAWKVKAIYPINPALFRQPEGIAFDNQRNLYISNEGDKVTPGNVLKFNYKK, encoded by the coding sequence ATGAAGTTAAGTATGCGCATCATCGTGTTAATTGTTTTGCCGGGTTTATTATTGGGCATGGCTTGTATGGATAAAAAGCCATACAGCAGCCCGCCAGGCTACGATCTGAACAACCCCGTAAAATATAATATGCCCGAAAAGCTGACCGAAATATCGGGCATTACCTTTCATAACGGCAAACCCGATTCGCTTTATGCCGAAGAGGACGAAAAGGGCCGCGTGTACTATTTTAAGCCAGGCGATAAGGAAGTGAAGCATACCGAATTCGGCAAGCCAGGCGATTATGAAGATATCGGCATACTGAACAATCGCGTCATTATGATGCGCAGCGATGGCGTTTTCTTTGTATTCCCCCTTGCGCAGGTGCGCCTGGGGCAGATCGGCGATGTGCAAAAATGGAATAACCTGTTGCCTGACGGCGAGTACGAGGGACTTTATGCCGATGAAGTCAGCGGGCAGTTTTACGTATTATGCAAGCATTGCAGCGATGAGAACACCAGTAAAAAGTCAACCGTTTACAGCTTTAAGGTATCTGCCGATGGCACATCAGCCAAACAAAGCGGGCAGTTTGATATTAATGTAAAGGATATCGAGGCTATGACCGGCAGTAAAAAGATCGCGTTCCACCCATCAGCCCTTACAAAAAATACGGCTACTAACGAGTGGTACATCCTGTCGTCGGTAAACAAAATGCTGGTAGTAGCCGATAACGCGTGGAAGGTTAAAGCGATATATCCCATCAACCCGGCACTGTTCAGGCAGCCGGAGGGCATCGCCTTTGATAACCAGCGCAACCTGTATATCTCTAACGAGGGCGATAAGGTTACGCCGGGCAATGTTTTAAAATTCAACTACAAAAAATAA